The sequence below is a genomic window from Thermomicrobiales bacterium.
ACGGACGAGATCGCGTCCAAGGCGAACAGTTGGGCCGGCACGAATATCACGCGCTACAACAACCCGGAGTTCGACAAGCTGCACGATCAGGCGCGTGTGGAGATGGATCCGGATAAGCAGGTCGATCTGTTCGTGGCGATGAACGACATGTCAGTCAACGATTTTGTTGAAGTTCCGATCATTCACCGGGCGTCGGTTGCCTGTGCTGCCAATACGCTCGATGGCTACGTCGGGACCACGTGGGCCAGTGATGTCTACGACATCAAGAACTGGAACCGGCAGTCCTGAGCGAGAGACGGTGTACGGCGGAGGCATGTGCGGGTACACTGCGCTCGTTCGTCTCAGGGCTGGCTCTGGCTGGGGACCAGTGGTCGCCCGAGGTACAGATTCCGATGTTCGGGTAACGGTTGAAGTGTCAGACGTGCTAGTATTGCCGCATTCTCAAACGCGGGGCATTTCGTTCGCACATGCCAACCACCGTATGTACCGTCGAATTGGCGGGCCTGTCGGCGTATCACACGCCAAGGTATGGATGTAGGGATCGGGAGACATGGGTCGATACATCATTCGCCGCCTGGTGACGGCGGTACCGACGCTCATTGCGATCAGCATGGTGATTTTTGCGATTCTGGCGTTAGCGCCGGGCGACCCACTATCCGATCTGGCGCTCAACCCATCGGTTCCACCGGAAGTGCGCCAGCGCATTCGTGCGAGCATGGGCCTTGATGACCCGATCCCCGTGCGCTATGCGCGCTGGGCCAGCTCGATGTTCCGGCTCGACTTCGGCTACTCGTTCCGCACCCGCGGTCCGGTCATCGATCTGCTGAAGCAGCGCCTGCCGACGACGCTCTACATCAGTGGATCGGCCTTCCTGTTGGCGATATTAATCGCCATACCCATAGGCGTGCTGTCTGCTGTGCGCCAATACTCGGTCTTT
It includes:
- a CDS encoding ABC transporter permease, whose protein sequence is MGRYIIRRLVTAVPTLIAISMVIFAILALAPGDPLSDLALNPSVPPEVRQRIRASMGLDDPIPVRYARWASSMFRLDFGYSFRTRGPVIDLLKQRLPTTLYISGSAFLLAILIAIPIGVLSAVRQYSVFDNVATTLAFIGFSLPTFATGLLFILLFTIKLGWLPSIYRSTLDTEGLAGVWERIRQAIMPV